The Planctomycetota bacterium region CCGCCCACGCCTTCCGCGACATGCAGGATTTCATCCACCGTGAACCGGCGTCCCTTCTGAAGCAGGCCGGCGAGGTCTTCCCCTTCCACGAGCTCCATGGCGTAAAAAAGCCGCCCCTTCCAGGTGCCCGTGCCGAAGACCTGCACGACCGCCGGGTCGTTCACCTGAGCCAGAAGCTCGGCTTCGCGCCGGAAGCGCTGAACGAAATCCGGATTCGTCGTGAAAACGCCCCGGATCACCTTGATGGCCACCTCGCGTCCGAGCGACTTCTGGCGTCCCCGGTAGAGGGTTCCCATTCCCCCTTCGCCGAGGATCTGGTCCTCGAAGATCTCGAAATCCCCCGCGTCGGCGGCGTCCGGAGAGGTCGCCGGAAGGGGCGTGCGGGTGGCCTGCCGGACGGCTTCGATGTCGGCCAGGAAATCGTCCGGTCCCGCGTAGCGGTCTTCCCGGGCCTTGGACAGGCAGCGCAGGATCACCCGCTCGAGGTCGCGGGGGATCGAGGATCCGAGATCCCGCGGCGACGCCGGCTGCACGTAGAGGAGCTGGTAGACGAGCGAGGTGGGGGAATCATACCCTTCAAACGGCGGCTTGCCGGTCGCCAGCTCGTAGAGCACCACGCCGAGCGAGTAAAGGTCCGAACGGAGGTCCGGCGGCTCGCCCGTCACGCGCTCCGGGGCGAGGTAGCGCCACAGGCCGGCCAGGAGGGGCGAGTCCACGGGAAGGTTGAGCCCCCGCGTGAGGCCGAAGTCGAGCACCTTGACGCTTCCGTCGTGCGCCAGAAGGATGTGGGACGGCCGGATGGCTCCGTGGACCAGCCCGCACCGCGAAGCCGCCCGGAGCGCCTTGCCCACCCCTTCGGCCACGTGGAGGATCTCCTCGGTGGTGAAGCGGTGGCCCTCCCGGAGGTAGGAGGCCAGGCTCTGGCCCTCCACGGGCTCCATGGCCCAGAAGAGACGCCCCTTCCAGGCGCCGGCGCCCAGGACCTGCGCCACCGAGGGATCGCGAAGCCGTCCGGCGGACTCCGCCTCGCGGCGCAGGCGCCCCGTCGCCTCGGGATCGGCGGCGATCTCGCGGCGCAGGAGCTTGATCAGGACATCGCGTCCCGCGGACCGCTGGCGACCGCGACAGAGGATGCCGGTGTCCCCCTGGCCGAGGATCTGATCTTCGAGGATCTCGTAATCGTCGACTTCTTCGGTCCGCATGGACGTTCAGCGTCCGCGGCGCGGATGGGATTCCCCCTCGCTCCGCCGGCCTCCCGCCGGCGCCGGGCGCTCCGCATCAAGCGCAGGCGCTTTCGTCATGTTAGGTCCGCACGCTTCCAAGTCAAGGCGGAAATCGGCCGCTCCGCATAACACTTCGGGAGGCGGGACGTCTATGAAATGCGGCGGGTCCGGCCGCCGGTTCCCGGACGGCGAACCCGACGGATGGGGACGCTCTATCTCCGGCCCGGCCGGCGGCCGCCGGGACGCGAGGAAAGGAGGCGCGAGGGGGAAAGGGAATCCAAGACGGCCGTTCACAGGAGGACGGGCCATGATCCGACTGAGGGACCTCATGCGGCGGAACGTCGAATGGGCGGAACCCCGCGACCTCCTCCGGGACGCGGCGCGAAAAATGGAGTCCGCCAACCTCGCGCTTCTGCCGGTCTGCGAGAACCGGCGGCTGGTCGGCGTTCTGC contains the following coding sequences:
- a CDS encoding serine/threonine-protein kinase, with product MRTEEVDDYEILEDQILGQGDTGILCRGRQRSAGRDVLIKLLRREIAADPEATGRLRREAESAGRLRDPSVAQVLGAGAWKGRLFWAMEPVEGQSLASYLREGHRFTTEEILHVAEGVGKALRAASRCGLVHGAIRPSHILLAHDGSVKVLDFGLTRGLNLPVDSPLLAGLWRYLAPERVTGEPPDLRSDLYSLGVVLYELATGKPPFEGYDSPTSLVYQLLYVQPASPRDLGSSIPRDLERVILRCLSKAREDRYAGPDDFLADIEAVRQATRTPLPATSPDAADAGDFEIFEDQILGEGGMGTLYRGRQKSLGREVAIKVIRGVFTTNPDFVQRFRREAELLAQVNDPAVVQVFGTGTWKGRLFYAMELVEGEDLAGLLQKGRRFTVDEILHVAEGVGGALRAAWKYKIVHRDIKPSNILLTRDGHVKVADFGLAKSLRVPRTDSHLIAGTSEYLAPEQGIGQRVDIRSDLYSLGVVLYELAAGRPPFRWEGSFTSVIYQHVHAAPPPLKRAGGDLPEELRRLIERCLAKRPEDRYPTPEAFLEEVRAIRARLQPPAGAGSEGERGAEPSAAPRRTSFLARAGLLAALAAAAYLALAGGTRLREGSRPPRTDEFGPAYELALGLGDYDAALELAARCRGRDSREFREAERLRTEARALELEAALKSRLAERDWAGAVALYIELLRIAPPERRPALERGLEYCRDLARAEELERRGQVAAALAIYRRWADAPGSHREFLRERIRALTAER